From Synoicihabitans lomoniglobus, the proteins below share one genomic window:
- a CDS encoding thioesterase II family protein produces MSAIARSRLYLIPSPLASPRVRLVCFAHAGAGASTYQPWAAPLAAHGVEVRAAQYPGRESRWGEPLIDSVDVMAERWAEQWDELAGADGVPVMIYGHSMGVLVAYEVTRRLQKAGSSRMPTLVVLGARNPPHAPRRFPPLHHLSNDAFLQAVAERYGNLPTALLEDAEMRELIAPVLKADFKLVDDYAAESSFDPLTVPLKVLVGVDDSFTTEAAAGEWAKYTVAGCTVDRVEGGHFFHQEQKVEMVARMAKWAEEVAPR; encoded by the coding sequence ATGTCTGCCATAGCCCGATCGCGTTTGTATTTGATTCCAAGTCCTTTAGCTTCCCCCCGGGTGCGATTGGTATGTTTTGCCCATGCCGGAGCTGGGGCCTCTACCTACCAGCCGTGGGCGGCACCTTTAGCAGCTCACGGGGTGGAAGTGCGAGCAGCGCAATATCCGGGGCGCGAGAGTCGTTGGGGCGAGCCGTTGATCGACTCGGTGGATGTCATGGCGGAGCGCTGGGCGGAGCAATGGGATGAACTAGCCGGAGCCGACGGCGTGCCGGTCATGATTTACGGACACAGCATGGGCGTGTTGGTGGCTTACGAGGTGACCAGGCGCTTGCAGAAGGCGGGCAGTAGTCGGATGCCGACATTGGTCGTGCTGGGGGCGAGGAACCCACCCCATGCGCCTCGCCGTTTTCCACCTTTGCACCATTTATCGAACGACGCGTTCCTGCAGGCGGTGGCGGAACGCTACGGAAATCTCCCGACGGCGCTTTTGGAGGATGCCGAGATGCGAGAGTTGATCGCGCCGGTGCTGAAGGCTGATTTCAAACTGGTGGACGACTATGCAGCGGAATCTTCGTTCGATCCATTGACGGTGCCTCTGAAGGTGCTGGTGGGGGTGGACGATTCGTTCACTACGGAGGCGGCGGCCGGCGAGTGGGCGAAATACACCGTGGCGGGATGCACCGTCGACCGGGTCGAAGGTGGACATTTTTTCCATCAGGAACAAAAAGTCGAAATGGTGGCGCGCATGGCGAAGTGGGCGGAGGAAGTCGCGCCACGCTGA
- a CDS encoding polyamine ABC transporter substrate-binding protein, with protein sequence MAQATSAPAQLSASDSARMMDRWSRRDWLRGTGAMVAGLGLAGCERLRNIHTKAVGLRGTLNILVWDGYFPKELFKQFESESGYRVNYQTFESNEDLRSILQAGAVKADLVMPSAFAAKALATEELIKPFSVEKFVGFESSNPYIVPYIWGSTGIGYDCDRVVGLPKSWGALFSLQPAPRIPDALRDFRPIEKVAMLDDARFTLGSALIYLGYDPNSLNEKEIDAAARVLSDARDRIRYDSADVPENLRTGAYGMAMAWTGDVTKALSGYPASAPTVLNPQPKMLPGNKALRIALPREGSIVFMDSFALPTSCEEIDAAHAFVSFFMRPHIAAAVTNYSFYATTVDGATPYIDRYLINGPSFFIHPSGKNFNLKDVGEMDDYYRGVWSQLTGKPGPVAEPPQSPPIPELEIEDVDLTT encoded by the coding sequence ATGGCCCAAGCCACCTCCGCCCCCGCTCAATTGTCTGCGTCCGATTCCGCCCGGATGATGGATCGCTGGTCGCGCCGAGATTGGCTTAGGGGGACGGGGGCGATGGTCGCGGGCCTGGGTTTGGCCGGGTGCGAACGACTCCGGAACATCCATACGAAAGCTGTGGGATTGCGCGGCACGCTGAACATCCTCGTGTGGGACGGTTATTTTCCCAAAGAACTCTTCAAGCAGTTCGAAAGTGAATCCGGTTATCGGGTAAATTATCAAACGTTCGAATCAAACGAGGACTTGCGATCCATCCTGCAGGCCGGCGCGGTGAAAGCCGATTTGGTCATGCCGTCGGCTTTTGCGGCCAAAGCCTTGGCGACGGAAGAGCTGATCAAGCCTTTCAGCGTGGAAAAATTTGTGGGGTTTGAATCTTCGAATCCGTATATTGTCCCCTACATTTGGGGCTCCACCGGCATCGGCTACGACTGTGATCGCGTAGTGGGATTACCCAAAAGTTGGGGGGCGCTGTTTTCGCTGCAACCGGCGCCTCGCATACCCGATGCGTTGCGCGATTTTCGACCGATCGAAAAGGTAGCCATGTTGGACGACGCTCGTTTCACCTTGGGATCGGCGTTGATCTATCTCGGTTACGATCCGAACAGCCTGAACGAAAAGGAAATCGACGCGGCGGCGCGGGTGTTGTCCGACGCACGTGATCGGATCCGCTATGATTCGGCCGATGTGCCGGAGAACCTGCGCACGGGGGCTTATGGCATGGCCATGGCGTGGACGGGGGATGTCACCAAGGCGCTCAGCGGTTATCCTGCAAGCGCGCCCACGGTCTTGAATCCGCAGCCTAAAATGTTGCCCGGTAACAAGGCGTTGCGCATCGCGTTACCGCGGGAAGGGTCGATTGTGTTCATGGACTCGTTTGCATTGCCCACCTCGTGCGAAGAGATCGACGCGGCCCATGCTTTTGTGAGCTTTTTCATGCGTCCGCACATCGCGGCGGCGGTCACCAATTATTCCTTTTACGCCACCACGGTGGACGGGGCGACGCCTTACATTGATCGCTATCTGATCAATGGCCCTTCGTTCTTCATTCATCCGTCAGGTAAAAATTTCAACCTGAAGGACGTGGGCGAAATGGATGATTACTACCGCGGGGTTTGGAGTCAGCTGACCGGGAAACCGGGCCCCGTGGCAGAACCACCGCAAAGTCCTCCCATCCCAGAGCTGGAGATCGAGGACGTTGATCTTACCACCTAG
- a CDS encoding prohibitin family protein: MRYNLGEIWTDNKILLVCSFFVFTFLVAFFWNDIFVLVRPGERAVIYRPFSQGTDIENTYNEGLQILAPWNRMYIYDVRVQQVADEFTVLSSDGLEVKINISIRFRPQREDLGRLHKDIGPEYVEKVVKPVAQSQFRFVLGQYKPEEIYTSQGFIVQTAKQGSLAEMADRFILLDDLLLKSVTLPPPVAAAIESKLKAQQLALEFNYRIETEAKEKERKRIEAEGIRTFQDIISSGGISDSYLRFRGIQATLELAKSPNSKIIVIGGGKDGLPLILDGRNDTLATPPLPVPAEAAPAP, from the coding sequence ATGCGCTACAACCTCGGTGAGATTTGGACCGACAACAAGATACTCCTGGTCTGTTCGTTCTTCGTTTTCACCTTCCTGGTCGCATTCTTCTGGAACGACATCTTCGTGCTCGTCCGGCCCGGTGAACGCGCAGTGATCTATCGGCCCTTCAGTCAGGGCACCGACATCGAGAACACCTACAATGAAGGTCTGCAGATCCTGGCCCCATGGAACCGCATGTATATTTACGATGTGCGGGTGCAGCAGGTCGCGGATGAATTCACGGTGCTTTCCTCGGACGGTCTGGAAGTGAAGATAAATATTTCAATCCGGTTCCGTCCTCAACGTGAAGACCTTGGCCGGCTCCACAAAGACATCGGCCCGGAATACGTCGAAAAAGTGGTCAAACCCGTGGCCCAATCTCAATTCCGTTTCGTATTGGGCCAATACAAACCCGAAGAAATCTACACCTCGCAAGGGTTCATCGTCCAGACCGCCAAACAGGGCTCCCTCGCGGAAATGGCTGATCGCTTCATTCTGCTGGATGATTTGTTGCTGAAGTCAGTCACCCTGCCTCCGCCCGTCGCCGCCGCCATCGAGTCGAAACTCAAAGCTCAACAACTTGCGCTCGAGTTCAACTATCGGATCGAAACCGAGGCCAAGGAAAAGGAGCGCAAGCGGATCGAGGCCGAGGGTATTCGCACCTTCCAAGACATCATCTCATCCGGCGGCATCTCTGATTCCTACCTTCGTTTTCGGGGCATCCAAGCCACCTTGGAACTGGCTAAATCCCCCAACTCCAAAATCATCGTGATCGGAGGTGGTAAGGATGGCCTCCCACTCATCCTCGACGGTCGCAACGACACCCTCGCAACACCGCCCCTCCCGGTTCCGGCGGAAGCAGCTCCGGCTCCGTAA
- a CDS encoding cyclic peptide export ABC transporter: MNFLRFLWHESGAMGRQISFATFCSGAISGFLVTIILGAASTATDNTKSFSNLLMFAVALTGMMTAKRFSLRRATVLTEGIVEKLRLRLADKIRRAELFYFEKIGAERFHTLLTTETQVISNTATMAINASASAVMLVVAFGYIAFLSIPAFVLSLTAISVTIIAYRLSLRSVDPLLRQTVEQENRFFALLGHLLKGFPEIKMNVRKNHDLFGQHLQPAAATLRDLKVDTGHRFVNTTIITHSAFYVLLAVVIFLLPRLSQVEPSVIVKISAVVLFIFGPLAEVVGVLPFLAKASVAIDAIEKMEQSLDREVGSHPPVDLENPPRSWDFESVGVRDLRFQYENADGSPGYALGPINLTFKRGETVFIKGGNGSGKSTFLKLFTGLYPPRAGCITVNEKAVLGPQLQRYRELFSIIFTDFHLFDRLYGLHAIDDEALAQLIDDMELTDKTAFQEGRFTNIELSTGQRKRLALITVLLENKPILIFDEWAADQDPTFRRHFYHEILPALKKEGKTIIAATHDDHYFDTADRVLGMDFGRFVADESNN, encoded by the coding sequence ATGAATTTTCTTCGTTTTCTTTGGCACGAATCAGGGGCCATGGGCCGCCAAATCAGCTTCGCGACGTTTTGCAGCGGCGCCATCAGTGGATTTCTGGTCACCATTATCCTCGGGGCGGCATCAACCGCGACAGACAATACCAAAAGCTTCTCCAACTTGCTCATGTTCGCCGTGGCCCTGACCGGGATGATGACGGCCAAGCGCTTCAGTCTGCGACGCGCGACGGTTTTGACCGAAGGCATCGTGGAAAAGCTGCGTCTGCGGTTGGCCGATAAAATCCGCCGGGCCGAATTGTTTTATTTTGAGAAAATCGGGGCCGAACGATTTCACACACTGCTCACCACCGAAACTCAGGTCATCTCCAACACCGCCACGATGGCGATCAATGCCTCGGCCTCCGCCGTCATGCTGGTCGTCGCATTCGGCTATATCGCGTTTTTGTCCATTCCCGCCTTCGTGCTGTCGCTGACGGCTATATCGGTCACGATCATCGCCTACCGTTTGAGTCTGCGTTCAGTCGACCCGTTGTTGCGACAAACCGTGGAGCAGGAAAATCGCTTTTTCGCCCTCCTCGGCCATCTGCTCAAGGGCTTCCCCGAAATCAAAATGAACGTGCGCAAAAATCACGATCTGTTCGGCCAGCACTTGCAGCCGGCCGCCGCGACCTTGCGCGACCTCAAGGTCGATACCGGTCACCGTTTCGTGAATACCACGATCATCACGCACTCCGCATTTTATGTTTTGCTGGCAGTGGTGATTTTTCTGCTTCCCCGACTTTCCCAGGTTGAGCCCAGCGTCATCGTGAAAATCAGTGCGGTGGTGCTCTTCATTTTTGGTCCTTTGGCCGAGGTCGTGGGCGTGCTGCCTTTTCTGGCCAAAGCTTCCGTGGCGATCGACGCCATTGAAAAAATGGAGCAAAGTCTCGACCGGGAAGTGGGGAGTCACCCCCCGGTCGACCTTGAAAACCCACCCCGGTCTTGGGACTTTGAATCCGTCGGCGTGCGGGACCTGCGGTTTCAATACGAAAATGCCGACGGCAGTCCGGGATATGCCCTCGGTCCTATCAATCTTACGTTCAAACGAGGCGAAACCGTCTTCATCAAAGGCGGCAACGGCAGTGGCAAGTCGACCTTCCTCAAGCTTTTCACCGGTCTATACCCTCCGCGGGCCGGCTGCATCACCGTCAATGAAAAGGCGGTGCTCGGCCCTCAACTGCAACGATACCGGGAACTCTTCTCGATTATCTTCACCGACTTTCACTTGTTCGATCGGCTCTACGGCCTCCACGCCATCGACGATGAAGCCCTCGCCCAGCTCATCGATGACATGGAGCTGACCGATAAAACCGCATTTCAAGAGGGCCGATTCACCAACATCGAACTTTCCACGGGACAAAGGAAGCGCCTCGCATTGATCACTGTGCTGTTGGAAAACAAACCCATTCTGATCTTCGATGAATGGGCCGCCGACCAGGATCCCACCTTCCGACGCCACTTCTATCATGAAATTTTGCCCGCGCTGAAAAAAGAAGGGAAAACCATCATCGCCGCCACTCATGACGATCACTACTTTGATACCGCCGATCGCGTGTTAGGGATGGATTTCGGCCGATTCGTGGCCGACGAAAGCAACAATTAG
- a CDS encoding YcjF family protein, whose translation MKRKTKNEELKSKLAASLDSSARPRTRKPRRVAKKKPSSKITVPETMSASTDSVTLSPSATSAQSVVTTSALLAAGAGAIPVAGWDIATIAGIQLKMLADISKIYGKPFTENVGKSTLTALIGTLAPGILAKSSFGSALKTLPGVGQFFGMISVPLYSGAITYAVGRVFIAHYESDGTLLTFSPKDFSSRLAQEVQSGLKKVVSVKV comes from the coding sequence ATGAAGCGGAAAACGAAAAATGAAGAGCTGAAAAGCAAGCTGGCCGCCTCGCTTGACAGTTCCGCTCGTCCCCGGACTCGAAAGCCTCGCCGCGTCGCAAAAAAGAAACCGTCATCTAAAATCACTGTTCCAGAAACCATGAGCGCATCCACTGACTCAGTTACCTTGTCCCCCAGCGCGACGTCCGCGCAGTCCGTTGTCACCACCAGCGCGCTGCTGGCGGCGGGAGCCGGCGCCATTCCGGTTGCGGGATGGGACATCGCCACGATCGCCGGCATCCAACTCAAGATGCTGGCCGATATTTCCAAAATCTACGGCAAGCCTTTCACGGAGAATGTGGGTAAATCGACGTTGACCGCACTCATCGGCACGTTGGCCCCCGGTATTCTCGCCAAAAGCTCTTTCGGCTCCGCCCTGAAGACCCTGCCAGGGGTCGGTCAGTTTTTTGGTATGATTTCGGTGCCGTTGTATTCCGGCGCTATCACCTATGCGGTTGGCCGCGTGTTCATCGCTCACTACGAGTCCGATGGCACGTTGCTGACTTTCAGTCCTAAAGATTTTTCATCCCGCTTGGCTCAAGAAGTTCAGTCGGGATTGAAGAAGGTAGTATCCGTAAAAGTCTAA
- a CDS encoding ParA family protein, translated as MTIVFCNGKGGAGKTTLSILLGCALADAGRRVGLIDRDSQKTATRWLQETESGVELAVAGETYDATIIDTPPRLESDAVHQSLREADRVVLVSSPSPADLWTSQETSKVIQNHYRGKKAALLFNQVQRNTTLAREMPRLGERIGLAPLKCQVGRRQSYQHAMLLGWKALDAPAREEILQVSLEIITF; from the coding sequence ATGACGATTGTATTCTGCAACGGTAAAGGCGGTGCGGGGAAGACCACCCTTTCGATACTGCTGGGATGTGCGCTCGCGGATGCGGGGCGACGGGTGGGATTGATAGATCGTGATTCCCAGAAAACCGCGACGCGTTGGTTGCAGGAAACGGAGTCGGGGGTCGAGCTCGCGGTCGCTGGCGAAACCTACGACGCCACCATTATCGACACGCCGCCACGATTGGAGTCTGACGCGGTGCACCAGAGTTTGCGTGAGGCGGACCGGGTGGTGCTGGTGTCATCGCCTTCGCCGGCCGATCTGTGGACATCGCAGGAGACCAGCAAAGTGATTCAAAACCACTATCGAGGGAAGAAGGCCGCGTTGCTGTTTAATCAGGTGCAGCGCAATACCACGCTGGCCAGAGAGATGCCCCGGCTCGGCGAACGCATTGGCCTTGCTCCGCTCAAGTGCCAGGTCGGTCGTCGCCAATCCTATCAGCACGCGATGTTGCTGGGATGGAAAGCTCTGGATGCACCGGCTCGCGAAGAGATTTTGCAAGTCTCGTTGGAGATCATCACCTTCTGA
- a CDS encoding YcjF family protein gives MSAVVAIASPAHAARQRRWEALEQQRRGKAMDIVHAHVLGSVGANLIPIPVVNSAAIAGLQVTMLRELARYYGKPFDASSARVLVSSLTIGVVDFAVTHTAIAMQFKTLVASIPVVGGLLRHGAWPGVLAGYTYVLGRSCVEHYEAGGDFTKFSQTTWARMPLNPMVGL, from the coding sequence ATGTCGGCCGTGGTCGCCATTGCATCTCCGGCCCATGCGGCCCGCCAGCGGCGGTGGGAAGCGCTCGAACAGCAACGACGAGGCAAAGCGATGGACATTGTTCACGCGCATGTGCTGGGCAGTGTGGGAGCGAATTTGATTCCGATTCCCGTCGTCAACAGCGCAGCCATTGCCGGATTGCAGGTCACGATGTTGCGTGAATTGGCGCGATACTACGGCAAACCCTTCGATGCGAGTTCTGCGCGAGTGCTCGTCTCTTCGTTAACCATCGGAGTCGTCGATTTCGCGGTCACTCACACCGCGATTGCGATGCAGTTCAAAACCCTGGTGGCATCGATACCCGTGGTGGGCGGACTACTTCGTCATGGTGCGTGGCCCGGGGTATTGGCGGGTTACACCTACGTGTTGGGACGTTCGTGTGTGGAGCATTATGAAGCTGGCGGAGATTTCACCAAATTCTCCCAGACCACTTGGGCTCGGATGCCGTTGAACCCGATGGTCGGATTGTGA
- a CDS encoding 7TM diverse intracellular signaling domain-containing protein has product MFLQVSQAGGTEIRLNGELLGWAGRPGGSPRDEIAVLRNAEPLPLRLQPGEDGILELRHSNHEAVNWSGVPNLNLDLHIRLISPSQWEEETRGWNDTIRAPLLFFIAVPGMLALLHLALAILKIEPRPNLAAGCFMLSLAVLSATRLALASAVDLGSYGLAHHLFLAVIPLFSVLGLQTVYGLLRQPQGTLYRVLQVCGWLVIPVVGWWGDAMAFKLAAGYGIVCSIELLRVATHAVRARRQGAILLFSGMACFAVVIVYNALRVLEVVPPEVWSTHSMNFGVLVLAFMLSLHVARDYALTSRRLAVKVVEVEKLGKANVQREREKQFLLPNKTCAWRPRYLSAPRNCGMRKGNPIVCSPIYSRRKSLTN; this is encoded by the coding sequence TTGTTCCTCCAAGTGAGTCAAGCTGGCGGCACAGAGATCCGCTTGAACGGCGAGTTGCTGGGTTGGGCTGGCCGCCCGGGTGGTTCTCCGCGCGATGAGATCGCGGTATTACGCAACGCGGAACCGCTGCCGTTGCGTTTGCAGCCGGGCGAGGATGGGATTCTCGAACTACGCCACTCCAACCACGAAGCGGTAAATTGGTCCGGAGTGCCCAACCTGAACCTCGACCTTCACATCAGGTTGATTTCTCCGAGCCAATGGGAGGAAGAAACGCGGGGGTGGAATGACACGATTCGAGCGCCGCTGTTATTTTTTATCGCGGTGCCGGGAATGTTGGCGCTGCTCCATTTGGCTTTGGCGATCTTGAAGATCGAACCACGACCGAATCTGGCGGCCGGCTGCTTCATGTTGTCGCTGGCGGTGCTGAGTGCGACGAGGTTGGCCCTGGCCAGTGCGGTCGATCTCGGTAGCTATGGGCTCGCGCACCACCTTTTCCTGGCGGTGATTCCGCTGTTCTCGGTTCTCGGCCTTCAGACCGTCTACGGTTTGCTTCGCCAGCCGCAGGGAACGCTCTACCGCGTGCTGCAAGTTTGCGGTTGGTTGGTCATCCCGGTGGTCGGATGGTGGGGTGATGCCATGGCCTTCAAGCTGGCCGCGGGCTACGGTATTGTTTGCAGCATCGAACTCCTGCGCGTTGCCACCCATGCCGTTCGGGCACGTCGGCAAGGCGCAATCCTGTTGTTCTCTGGCATGGCCTGTTTTGCCGTGGTCATCGTCTACAATGCCTTGCGCGTGCTCGAGGTTGTTCCCCCCGAGGTCTGGTCGACGCACTCCATGAACTTCGGAGTGCTGGTGTTGGCCTTCATGTTGTCACTGCACGTGGCGCGCGACTACGCTTTGACCAGTCGTCGACTTGCCGTGAAGGTCGTCGAAGTTGAGAAGCTCGGGAAAGCCAATGTGCAGCGGGAACGAGAAAAACAATTTTTATTGCCGAACAAAACGTGCGCTTGGAGACCGAGGTATCTGAGCGCACCCAGGAACTGCGGGATGAGAAAGGGAAATCCGATCGTTTGCTCGCCAATATACTCCCGCAGGAAGTCGCTCACGAACTGA
- the mqo gene encoding malate dehydrogenase (quinone): MPSSTPDVVLIGSGIMSANLGVLLKQLDPNLSIHVYEVADQLSPESSHGWNNAGTGHAGICELSYTPHREPDGTVNVAKAIGIFEEFEQSLQFWAHAVDTGVIDDPRSFINPVDHISFVRTQEQVDYLRARHAGLAAHHFFAPMEFTTDKAQIATWSPLLTEGRIDEPIAATRMVGGSDVNFGVIATKLLNWLGQQEGCAVMPGHRVTDLTRHPGGGWQVEARELATGATKTSSAKFVFVGAGGGSILLLQKAGLPEARGLGGFPIGGQWLVCDDPAIVERHDAKVYGQALGAAPTMAVPHLDTRILDGKKSLLFGPFASWTTKFLHQHGKWTDLPRSIKPHNLATLLKIGWNNLDLVRYLMQQGTQSMADRMKVLHEFYPDAKETDWKLIDAGIRVQAIKKTDGEAGIVHYGTEVLTSADRSMSALLGASPGASTSVHIITKVVEKSFPHLLAGADGLARIQKLIPSYGIDLQAPAAAARYAEIARPARTTLGLKFDA, from the coding sequence ATGCCCTCTTCCACTCCTGACGTTGTTCTGATCGGCAGCGGCATCATGTCCGCCAACCTCGGTGTGTTGCTCAAGCAACTCGACCCGAACCTGAGCATTCACGTTTACGAAGTGGCGGATCAGCTTTCGCCCGAGAGTTCGCACGGCTGGAACAATGCGGGCACGGGCCACGCGGGTATTTGCGAACTCAGCTACACGCCGCACCGCGAACCCGACGGCACGGTCAATGTTGCCAAGGCGATCGGTATTTTCGAGGAATTCGAACAATCGCTCCAGTTCTGGGCCCACGCGGTGGATACCGGGGTCATCGATGATCCCCGCAGTTTCATCAATCCGGTGGATCACATCAGTTTCGTGCGCACGCAGGAACAGGTCGACTACCTGCGCGCCCGCCACGCCGGGCTGGCCGCCCACCATTTCTTTGCTCCGATGGAATTCACCACGGACAAGGCGCAGATCGCAACGTGGTCCCCGTTGCTGACCGAGGGACGCATCGACGAACCCATCGCCGCCACGCGCATGGTTGGCGGCAGCGACGTCAACTTTGGGGTCATCGCAACCAAGTTGCTCAACTGGCTCGGCCAGCAGGAAGGCTGCGCCGTCATGCCGGGCCATCGCGTTACCGATCTCACCCGCCACCCTGGGGGCGGTTGGCAAGTCGAAGCGCGCGAGCTCGCCACCGGGGCAACCAAGACTTCCTCCGCGAAGTTCGTCTTCGTCGGTGCCGGCGGCGGCAGCATCCTGCTCCTTCAGAAAGCCGGACTACCCGAAGCCCGCGGTCTCGGCGGTTTCCCCATCGGTGGCCAATGGCTCGTCTGCGACGATCCCGCCATCGTCGAACGCCACGATGCCAAAGTATACGGCCAAGCGCTCGGTGCCGCGCCCACCATGGCCGTGCCGCATCTCGACACCCGGATACTGGACGGCAAAAAGAGCCTGCTCTTCGGACCCTTCGCCTCCTGGACCACGAAGTTTCTCCACCAACATGGGAAATGGACGGACCTCCCTCGTTCGATCAAGCCGCACAATCTCGCGACCTTGCTCAAGATCGGGTGGAACAACCTCGATCTCGTCAGATACCTCATGCAACAGGGCACGCAAAGCATGGCCGACCGCATGAAAGTGCTGCACGAGTTTTATCCCGACGCGAAGGAAACCGATTGGAAACTCATCGACGCCGGCATCCGCGTGCAGGCGATCAAGAAAACCGACGGCGAAGCCGGCATCGTGCACTACGGCACGGAGGTGCTCACCAGCGCCGACCGCAGCATGTCCGCCCTCCTGGGGGCGTCGCCCGGCGCATCGACCTCCGTGCACATTATCACCAAAGTCGTGGAAAAGAGTTTCCCGCATTTGCTCGCCGGAGCAGACGGACTCGCCCGGATCCAAAAGTTGATTCCCTCCTACGGCATCGATCTCCAGGCCCCCGCCGCCGCCGCTCGCTACGCCGAGATCGCCCGCCCCGCCCGCACCACCCTCGGCCTGAAATTCGACGCCTAG
- a CDS encoding L-rhamnose isomerase, translating to MKPYDFARDAYAELGVDTEKAIKKALSIPVSLHCWQADDVRGLETPREGLAGGGIMATGGYPGRARNGDEMRADLSKVLDLLPGKHRLNLHAFYAETGDTVVERDAIEPRHFTGWTDWAKSEKIGLDFNPTYFAHPLANDGYTLSHADKSVRQFWIDHAQACRRIAQDFATKLKSPCVHNHWVPDGAKDAPADRFAPRQRLRDSYDAIFGDDSIDRTKCVDAVEGKLFGLGSEEYVVGSQEFYSNYALSRDLVLCLDLGHFHPTESVADKVSTHLQFHQKLLLHTSRPIRWDSDHVVILDDAVRNLFLEIGRGKAWNKIFVALDFFDASINRLAAYVIGTRATRQAMLCGLLDPTSRLKAAEKAGSGHERLALMEHTRALPWGVVWDELCRRANVPVGADWLQDVATYESKVLSHRT from the coding sequence ATGAAGCCCTACGATTTTGCCCGCGACGCCTACGCTGAACTCGGCGTTGATACCGAGAAAGCCATCAAGAAAGCCCTCTCCATTCCGGTCTCTCTGCATTGCTGGCAGGCTGACGATGTGCGGGGTCTCGAAACGCCTCGCGAAGGTCTCGCTGGTGGCGGCATCATGGCCACGGGCGGCTATCCCGGACGCGCCCGCAACGGCGACGAGATGCGCGCCGACTTGTCCAAGGTGCTCGATCTGCTGCCCGGCAAACACCGTCTCAACCTTCACGCCTTCTACGCCGAGACCGGCGACACCGTAGTCGAACGTGATGCCATCGAACCGCGTCACTTCACCGGCTGGACCGACTGGGCCAAAAGCGAAAAAATCGGGCTCGATTTCAACCCGACTTATTTCGCGCATCCGCTCGCCAACGACGGCTACACCCTCTCGCACGCCGACAAATCGGTGCGCCAATTCTGGATCGACCACGCTCAGGCCTGCCGGCGCATCGCTCAGGACTTTGCCACCAAACTCAAGTCGCCCTGCGTCCACAATCACTGGGTGCCCGACGGAGCGAAGGACGCCCCGGCGGATCGTTTCGCTCCGCGCCAGCGCCTTCGCGATTCCTACGACGCGATCTTCGGCGATGATTCGATCGACCGCACCAAGTGCGTCGATGCGGTCGAAGGAAAACTCTTCGGCCTCGGCAGTGAGGAATACGTCGTCGGCTCGCAAGAGTTTTACTCCAACTACGCGCTGAGCCGCGACCTCGTGCTCTGCCTCGACCTCGGTCATTTCCATCCCACCGAATCCGTCGCCGACAAGGTTTCCACTCACCTGCAGTTCCACCAAAAACTGCTCCTCCACACCAGCCGCCCCATTCGTTGGGATAGCGACCACGTCGTCATCCTTGATGATGCGGTGCGCAACCTCTTCCTCGAGATCGGTCGCGGCAAGGCGTGGAACAAGATCTTCGTCGCGCTCGATTTCTTCGACGCGTCGATCAACCGCCTCGCCGCCTACGTCATCGGCACCCGCGCCACGCGTCAGGCGATGTTGTGCGGACTGCTCGATCCAACCTCTCGTCTCAAGGCCGCTGAGAAAGCGGGCAGCGGACACGAACGCCTCGCGCTCATGGAACACACCCGCGCCCTACCATGGGGCGTCGTCTGGGATGAGCTGTGCCGTCGCGCCAATGTCCCCGTCGGCGCCGACTGGCTCCAGGATGTCGCCACCTACGAAAGCAAAGTCCTAAGTCACCGCACTTAA